Within the Paenibacillus pabuli genome, the region ATTTTTCCATATGAGATGACCTGGACAACCGAAAAAGAAGCCATTGTCCGTCCCTAGTTCAGACAGTCAAAGGCTTCAGATTCTATCCGAATAGTAGAGGTTCAAGAGCGATGAAAAGGGTAGACCCAATCATGGCAATCAGCATGAGATAGATCACGATTTTGAACCATTTCTTTTTTTGCATGAAGAGAGAACTCCTTTCAACAAATGAAAAATAAACAAGCATATTAATTGTATTGTACCGTATCCACGAGAGGGAGGAAAGTCCTATGATTAATCAGGATCGTGTCGTACATCAGTTTATGGAACTGGTGCAGATCGACAGTGAAACGAAGAATGAACATAACATCTCTAACCTATTGAAAGAACAGTTTACCCAGCTGGGTCTCAGCATATATGAAGACGACACGATGGAGAAGACCGGACATGGAGCAGGAAACCTGGTCGTGACCTGGGAAGCGGATGGTGCACCGGAGGCTGCGCCGATCTTTTTTACCTGCCACATGGATACCGTAACTCCTGGACAGGGAATCAAACCCGAGCTTGGGGAAGACGGTTGGATCCGCAGCGATGGCACAACGATCCTCGGAGCAGATGACAAGGCAGGCATTGCAGCCCTGCTGGAAGCGATCCGGGCTATCCAGGAGAACAAGATTCCACACGGAAAAATTCAGTTCGTCATTACCGTCGGCGAAGAATCCGGCCTGGTTGGTGCCCGTGCAATGAATCCAAAAGATATTGAGGCTGAATTCGGTTATGCACTGGATTCCAATGGTGCAGTAGGAACAATTTGTGTGGCTGCTCCGGCGAGAGCCGAGATTCAGATGAACATTTATGGAAAATCTGCACATGCAGGGGTTAACCCCGAAGACGGCATCAGTGCCATCCAAGTGGCGGCGAAAGCCATTGCAGCCATGACACTGGGACGGATCGATGATGAGACCACGGCCAATATTGGCAAGTTCCAAGGCGGATCTGCACTGAACGTTGTATGTGATTTTGTACAAATTGAAGCGGAAGCACGCAGTATCGTGCAGGAAAAAGTGGAAAAGCAAATTGCACAGATGCGTGAAGCGCTGGAAACAACCTGCCGCAAATATGGTGCGACGGCTGAATTCCGCAGCGAAATTTTGTATCCTGCCTTTGGGTTCCATGATGAGCATGAGGTTGTCCAACTCGCACAGCGTGCCATTCGCGGCCTGGGTCTGGAAACAAGTACTTTCGCTTCTGGTGGTGGGAGTGATGCCAACATCTTTAACGGCTTCAATATTCCGACGGTCAATCTGGCGGTAGGCTATGAAGACATTCATACAACGAAAGAGCGAATCCGTGCCGAAGATATCGTTAAACTGTCCCAGGTTGTCGTAGCCATCATTCAGGAAACGGCTTCTGGCACCAAGTAAGAATAGTATAGAGGTAATTCCTTGGTAGCAGGTACCTCTCTTGGCAAAAGTCCGAACCCGGTTAGCATCGGATTCGGACTTTTTGTGAATTCATGTTATATTTCATGGGAGAAGGGGAAGCCAATACGGATTACTTTCGTCCCGCAATCAATTCACTTAGTTTAGCATCAGGACCCCATTCTCGCAGCCATTGTTTGAGTATAAGCTGGACTTGCCTTGCTTGTCCGACCACATGTACCGATTGCGGCGTCACATAACTGTTCATTGGATATCCCCCTGATTTTGTTTTATATTTTTCGAATATGCTATAGGCTCACGATATGCCAAAAAGTTGGGGATTATACGTATCGTGTGTATAAAATCTCAAAAAGTGGAGTTGATCATATATGAATCCAACCAACCAAACTGGATCTGAACACCCGTCTAATCCCAAGCTGGATGAAGTAACGGTCTCTACGCAGCCCATCTTCGAAGGGAAAGTCATTTCTCTCCAGGTCGATACCGTGAAGCTGCCTAATGGACAGACGGCAACACGTGAGATCATCCGTCACCCTGGAGCGGTAGCTGTACTTGCTTTGAACGGAGACCGTATGCTGGTAGTTGATCAGTATCGTCAGGCGATGGGGCGTACCGAAGTGGAGATACCTGCAGGTAAACTCGATCCGGGAGAAGAGCCCGAGGTTGCGGCTGCACGTGAATTACGGGAAGAAACCGGCTATGCAGCCAAGTCGCTGCGTCATCTGCGTTCGTTCTATACGTCACCAGGCTTCGCGGACGAGATCATTCACTTGTACATCGCCGAGGAACTGGAAGCCGGAGACATGGCGCTGGATGAAGATGAATTTCTGGAAGTATCTGAAATCACGCTTGAGGAAGCGTATCAGCTCATGGATCAGAACCGGATCAGTGATGCGAAAACGATGATGGCTGTGTACGCATGGGATCTGTACAGAACGACAGGGCGGTTTTAACGATGGCAGATCAGCAGACAACGTCTAACACGTGGGATTCTTGTTACGCAGACCTGCATATCCATATTGGGCGTACGTCCCGTGGTGAAGCCGTTAAAATCAGCGGCAGCCGGGACCTGACTTTCGAGAATATTGCTCGTGAAGCTTCAGAGCGAAAAGGAATTCACTTGCTTGGTGTTATAGACTGCCATTCACCGGTGGTGCAGATGGATATCGAGCAGTTGCTCGAGAATGGCACGATGACCGAACTGGAGGATGGAGGCATTTCTTACCAGGACACCACGATTCTGCTCGGGACTGAACTCGAATTGCGCGAACCGGAGATGCGGGAATATCACATGCTTGCCTACTTCCGTGATTTGAAAACGATGAAGTCATTCACGGAGTGGATGAAACGTTATATGAAAAATGTGAATCTCAGCTCACAACGTGTATATGT harbors:
- the prli42 gene encoding stressosome-associated protein Prli42, producing the protein MQKKKWFKIVIYLMLIAMIGSTLFIALEPLLFG
- a CDS encoding M20/M25/M40 family metallo-hydrolase; translation: MINQDRVVHQFMELVQIDSETKNEHNISNLLKEQFTQLGLSIYEDDTMEKTGHGAGNLVVTWEADGAPEAAPIFFTCHMDTVTPGQGIKPELGEDGWIRSDGTTILGADDKAGIAALLEAIRAIQENKIPHGKIQFVITVGEESGLVGARAMNPKDIEAEFGYALDSNGAVGTICVAAPARAEIQMNIYGKSAHAGVNPEDGISAIQVAAKAIAAMTLGRIDDETTANIGKFQGGSALNVVCDFVQIEAEARSIVQEKVEKQIAQMREALETTCRKYGATAEFRSEILYPAFGFHDEHEVVQLAQRAIRGLGLETSTFASGGGSDANIFNGFNIPTVNLAVGYEDIHTTKERIRAEDIVKLSQVVVAIIQETASGTK
- a CDS encoding Z-ring formation inhibitor MciZ — translated: MNSYVTPQSVHVVGQARQVQLILKQWLREWGPDAKLSELIAGRK
- a CDS encoding NUDIX hydrolase; this translates as MNPTNQTGSEHPSNPKLDEVTVSTQPIFEGKVISLQVDTVKLPNGQTATREIIRHPGAVAVLALNGDRMLVVDQYRQAMGRTEVEIPAGKLDPGEEPEVAAARELREETGYAAKSLRHLRSFYTSPGFADEIIHLYIAEELEAGDMALDEDEFLEVSEITLEEAYQLMDQNRISDAKTMMAVYAWDLYRTTGRF